The following proteins come from a genomic window of Natrinema saccharevitans:
- a CDS encoding DUF7344 domain-containing protein — MATSSESQPAQTDPAGRDEQSREGEIFDLLSNRRRRYTIHYCKREDGPVTLGDLAEHVAAWELEKEVEEITSAERKRVYTSLQQTHLPTLERADVIEFDDRTIELTDEAAELDVYLDIVPGDSVPWGVYYLGLSAVGAVVIAGLWLEVVPTEPIPKLGWATLVFALFAASAIVHVTQTRRMRLGEMERPP; from the coding sequence ATGGCGACGAGTAGCGAAAGCCAACCGGCCCAAACGGATCCGGCGGGCCGCGACGAGCAATCGAGGGAAGGGGAAATATTCGACCTCCTGAGCAACCGGCGCCGACGGTACACCATCCACTACTGCAAGCGCGAAGACGGTCCCGTCACGCTGGGCGATCTCGCCGAACACGTCGCCGCCTGGGAACTCGAGAAAGAGGTCGAGGAGATCACCTCCGCCGAGCGAAAGCGGGTCTACACCTCGCTGCAGCAGACACACCTCCCGACGCTCGAGCGGGCAGACGTCATCGAGTTCGACGATCGGACGATCGAACTCACCGACGAGGCCGCCGAGTTGGACGTCTATCTGGACATCGTCCCGGGCGATTCGGTCCCGTGGGGCGTCTACTATCTAGGCCTGTCGGCAGTCGGTGCGGTCGTGATAGCTGGGTTGTGGCTCGAGGTCGTGCCGACGGAACCGATCCCGAAGCTGGGATGGGCGACGCTGGTATTCGCGCTGTTTGCCGCGTCGGCAATCGTCCACGTGACACAGACGCGGCGGATGCGACTCGGCGAGATGGAACGACCGCCGTGA
- a CDS encoding signal peptidase I, translated as MTNATLVTRGLGALLALVVILLVVGQLLGQPILLGYVATGSMEPKIDAGDGFVAVPSVAAGSVEEGDVVVFQARDLNGGGLTTHRVVDETEEGYVTKGDANPFTDQDGGEPHVTEGQIVAKALQINGAVVTIPYLGTAIMGFQSAAQGSVETVTSVFGVTSGSSNGLGALLVGVGVAMLGFGTLLERLGPGRRETSRSRSRENVIAFWTALGLVLLVFVIFATAAMVVPSGTTEYGLISSESPTDDPQIVAPGETAELTRTVDNAGYLPIVVAHEAESGGIGVEPRSRTIGIRDSGEATVTLSAPEQTGEYTRHLGEYRYLAVLPPSVLLWLHDIHPLAAIGAVNAVIVSVAVAIVLLLFGSGDIRVRSAGGHVPLSTRIQRRARRWFRDRK; from the coding sequence ATGACAAACGCGACGCTCGTCACGCGGGGGCTCGGTGCCCTCCTCGCGCTGGTCGTAATCTTGCTGGTGGTCGGCCAGCTGCTGGGTCAGCCGATCCTGCTGGGCTACGTCGCGACCGGCAGCATGGAGCCGAAAATCGACGCCGGCGACGGCTTCGTCGCCGTGCCCAGCGTCGCCGCCGGCTCGGTCGAGGAAGGGGACGTGGTGGTATTTCAGGCGCGGGATCTCAACGGCGGCGGGCTGACGACCCACCGCGTCGTCGACGAGACCGAGGAGGGTTACGTCACGAAAGGGGACGCCAACCCCTTTACCGATCAGGACGGCGGCGAACCCCACGTCACGGAGGGACAGATCGTCGCCAAAGCCCTGCAGATAAACGGCGCGGTCGTGACGATCCCGTATCTGGGCACCGCGATCATGGGGTTCCAGAGCGCTGCGCAGGGAAGCGTCGAGACGGTCACGTCGGTGTTCGGCGTGACCAGCGGCTCCTCGAACGGGCTCGGTGCCTTGCTGGTCGGGGTCGGGGTCGCGATGCTCGGGTTCGGGACCCTCCTCGAGCGGCTCGGACCGGGTCGCCGCGAGACGAGTCGGTCCCGTTCGCGGGAGAACGTGATCGCGTTCTGGACGGCGCTGGGACTCGTCTTGCTCGTGTTCGTGATCTTCGCGACTGCGGCGATGGTCGTCCCGTCTGGCACCACCGAGTACGGTCTCATCAGTTCCGAGTCGCCCACCGACGATCCACAGATCGTTGCGCCCGGCGAAACGGCGGAACTGACACGGACGGTCGACAACGCCGGCTATCTGCCGATCGTGGTGGCTCACGAGGCAGAAAGCGGCGGTATCGGCGTCGAGCCGCGGTCTCGGACGATCGGGATTCGTGACAGTGGGGAGGCGACGGTGACGCTGTCGGCCCCCGAGCAGACGGGCGAGTACACGCGCCATCTCGGCGAGTACCGGTATCTCGCCGTGTTGCCCCCGTCGGTGCTGCTCTGGCTCCACGACATCCACCCGCTTGCCGCTATCGGGGCGGTCAACGCCGTCATCGTCTCGGTCGCGGTCGCGATCGTTCTCCTGCTGTTCGGTAGCGGCGATATCCGGGTCCGGTCCGCAGGGGGTCACGTCCCCCTCTCGACTCGCATTCAGCGTCGCGCTCGGCGCTGGTTCCGTGATCGGAAATAA
- a CDS encoding DUF5305 domain-containing protein, with the protein MIDNPRLELLLAKRGRTIVIALIAIGVLSIAATGWAVANPETTTAPQYTEERVTVEGSTSAVVTESGTLWPEGQRLSDSSVYLLNATPELTVEAETRLRNETGGTPVEDGDVTHEVSMRFQATRDGSPFWNDTTTVLRESPSVENGVATSNATIDVESYRRQQRQLERELGGIGTVELAAVLHTEYDTGTHQGTLTTTAPMEITDEAYWLEGELSESTPHRYRSGTERTTTSRSPALIGGLSLLGTLSLAGAALVVRRSPGDLEAARRALHEQRYAEWISRGSIPMWIGDYHVSLDTLEDVVDVAIDTNERVVHDTQRGLFAVVNDGVVYYYSDRGLWEETAWPEMDLEANPAVIDGDGELPTTDLSALDTSNEFAAPDDPDGFEDDEEVWEQL; encoded by the coding sequence ATGATCGATAACCCGCGTCTCGAGTTGCTGTTGGCCAAGCGCGGTCGGACCATCGTGATCGCACTGATCGCGATCGGCGTCCTGTCGATCGCCGCGACGGGGTGGGCCGTCGCCAACCCGGAAACGACGACCGCCCCGCAGTACACCGAGGAACGCGTGACGGTCGAGGGAAGTACCAGCGCCGTCGTCACCGAGAGCGGAACGCTCTGGCCGGAGGGCCAGCGGCTCTCGGACAGTTCCGTCTACCTGCTGAACGCGACGCCGGAGCTGACTGTCGAGGCCGAAACGCGGTTGCGAAACGAGACCGGCGGGACGCCCGTCGAGGACGGGGACGTGACCCACGAGGTCTCGATGCGTTTCCAGGCGACCCGTGACGGGTCCCCCTTCTGGAACGACACCACGACGGTACTGCGCGAGTCGCCCTCGGTCGAGAACGGCGTCGCCACGTCGAACGCGACGATCGACGTCGAATCTTACCGCCGACAACAGCGGCAACTCGAGCGCGAACTCGGCGGGATCGGGACGGTCGAACTTGCAGCGGTGCTTCACACCGAGTACGACACCGGCACCCATCAGGGGACGCTCACGACCACCGCGCCGATGGAGATCACCGACGAGGCCTACTGGCTCGAGGGCGAACTGTCGGAGTCGACGCCACACCGCTACCGCAGCGGGACCGAGCGGACGACCACGTCCAGAAGTCCGGCGCTGATCGGCGGCCTGTCGCTGCTGGGGACGCTGTCGCTCGCCGGCGCGGCACTGGTCGTGCGCCGGTCGCCGGGCGATCTCGAGGCCGCTCGCCGGGCGCTCCACGAACAGCGCTACGCCGAGTGGATCTCGCGGGGCTCGATCCCGATGTGGATCGGCGACTACCACGTCTCGCTCGATACGCTCGAGGACGTCGTCGACGTCGCGATCGACACCAACGAGCGCGTCGTCCACGATACCCAGCGCGGGCTGTTCGCGGTCGTCAACGACGGCGTCGTCTACTACTACAGCGACCGCGGGCTCTGGGAGGAGACCGCGTGGCCCGAGATGGATCTGGAGGCGAATCCGGCCGTCATCGACGGCGACGGCGAACTCCCCACGACGGACCTGTCGGCACTCGACACGAGCAACGAGTTCGCTGCACCCGACGATCCGGACGGGTTCGAGGACGACGAAGAGGTCTGGGAACAGCTCTGA
- a CDS encoding EMC6-like membrane protein: MSTESISDRREHIRSVSVTAMSALLGVGAALASTTWVGTTAEAAQDTQALAFVLGAILFQYVVINVSGIYGDDEFGTKHYLFVAFMTFSLWFVTWGILLTAEVTG; the protein is encoded by the coding sequence ATGTCGACCGAATCGATCAGCGACCGACGCGAACACATTCGCTCGGTCAGCGTCACCGCGATGTCGGCGTTGCTGGGCGTCGGCGCGGCGCTTGCGTCTACCACCTGGGTCGGGACCACCGCCGAGGCGGCCCAGGATACGCAGGCGCTCGCGTTCGTCCTCGGCGCGATCCTCTTCCAGTACGTCGTCATCAACGTCTCGGGGATCTACGGCGACGACGAGTTCGGGACGAAACACTACCTCTTCGTCGCGTTCATGACCTTCTCGCTGTGGTTCGTGACGTGGGGAATCCTGCTGACTGCGGAGGTCACGGGCTAA
- a CDS encoding CARDB domain-containing protein, which produces MLSSRTLLVMAAVCFLFTLAIPTAALTVGEDRTSDEVVLEPTSSYAELDGSNELVLDFDGFNGNTAFVTRDVFTITVGEDADDIESVWIEHDVEGVAFYADGSEITPESRLELSPGDSQTVDVTVDTHVAKSTTETFSVVVEYEGDEVDDDSGSDSFIYGSSLSVSSTTVEAGETVTVNATYRNDGDGWGTETARLTVDGTVVDQRTVALSAGEKQTVSFERRMEWPGTYEVGIEGIGQQSVTVEGPQVEVSSAAVADTTITAGETTDVQTTVRNPSDGSLERTLELSVDGIVVDTRTVSIPAGGERTVAFRRSFDEPGTYAIAVSGVDAGTVTVGERAGFDVRNRELSPATTAALAPPATAGLLFLAVAANRRWSFVR; this is translated from the coding sequence ATGCTATCGTCACGAACGCTGCTCGTCATGGCCGCCGTCTGCTTTCTCTTTACGCTCGCGATTCCGACGGCGGCACTGACGGTCGGGGAAGACCGGACGTCGGACGAGGTCGTCCTCGAGCCGACGAGCAGCTACGCGGAACTCGACGGGTCGAACGAACTGGTCCTCGACTTCGACGGGTTCAACGGAAACACGGCGTTCGTGACTCGAGACGTGTTCACGATCACGGTCGGCGAGGATGCCGACGATATCGAGTCGGTTTGGATCGAGCACGATGTCGAGGGCGTGGCCTTCTACGCGGACGGGAGCGAGATCACTCCGGAATCGCGACTCGAACTGTCCCCGGGCGACTCGCAGACCGTGGATGTTACCGTCGATACCCACGTCGCCAAATCGACGACCGAGACGTTCTCGGTCGTGGTCGAGTACGAGGGTGACGAAGTCGATGATGACAGTGGCAGCGACTCTTTCATCTACGGCTCGAGCCTGTCCGTCTCGTCGACGACCGTCGAGGCGGGCGAGACGGTAACGGTCAACGCGACCTACCGAAACGACGGCGATGGATGGGGGACCGAGACGGCTCGGCTGACGGTCGATGGAACCGTCGTCGACCAGCGGACGGTCGCGCTCTCGGCGGGCGAAAAACAGACGGTCAGTTTCGAGCGCCGGATGGAGTGGCCCGGCACGTACGAGGTCGGTATCGAGGGGATCGGGCAGCAGTCGGTGACCGTCGAGGGGCCGCAAGTCGAGGTCTCGAGCGCCGCCGTTGCCGATACCACGATCACCGCCGGGGAGACCACGGACGTACAGACGACGGTCCGGAACCCGTCCGACGGGTCGCTCGAGCGCACGCTCGAGCTGTCGGTCGACGGGATCGTCGTCGATACCCGAACCGTCTCGATCCCCGCCGGCGGCGAGCGGACGGTGGCCTTCCGGCGATCGTTCGACGAGCCGGGGACCTACGCGATCGCGGTCAGCGGCGTCGATGCGGGGACGGTGACGGTCGGGGAGCGGGCCGGATTCGACGTTCGGAACCGCGAGCTATCGCCTGCGACGACGGCGGCGCTCGCGCCGCCGGCGACGGCCGGATTGCTGTTCCTGGCGGTCGCCGCGAACCGGCGCTGGTCGTTCGTCCGGTAG
- a CDS encoding ribosome biogenesis/translation initiation ATPase RLI, which produces MADDSIAVVDLDRCQPDRCGYECKNYCPPNRTGKECITLRGEEAAEGQPEQIHISEEICLGETCGICVEKCPFDAIEIINLPQELQDEPVHRYGENAFSLYGLPAPQEGRVTGILGPNGIGKTTAVRILAGELEPNLGRHEEEPGWDEVLEAYRGTELQDYIADVRDGDVTISRKPQYVDQIPNSFDGNTRELLERTDERGALDSLVERLEIGPVMDQSIDDLSGGELQRVAIAATLARDTDFYFLDEITPYLDIGQRVTAARLIRELAEEEDKSMLVIEHDLAILDLLADTLHVAYGEPGAYGVITSPKSVRNGINEYLSGYLDNENMRIRPNPIEFEEHAPRSVSRADTLVEYPDLTKSYGDGEFTLEVEGGTIRENEVLGVVGPNGIGKSTFAKLLTGNLEPDEGDADLDLDISYKPQYVTIDQHMRVDAFLSSITDQFGSSYWNTEIAQPLQLERIMEQNLSDLSGGERQRVAIAACLSDSADLYLLDEPSAHLDVEQRVQATKAIRRYAEQQDATVLVIDHDIYMMDLLADRLMVFDGEPAVQGRAGQPQSMRDGMNEFLANLEVTFRRDERTSRPRINKPESQLDRQQKSEGEYYYAP; this is translated from the coding sequence ATGGCCGACGACAGCATCGCCGTCGTAGACCTCGATCGGTGCCAGCCCGATCGCTGTGGCTACGAGTGCAAGAACTACTGTCCGCCCAACCGGACCGGCAAGGAGTGTATTACCCTCCGCGGTGAGGAGGCCGCCGAGGGCCAGCCCGAACAGATCCACATCTCCGAGGAGATCTGTCTGGGCGAGACCTGTGGTATCTGCGTCGAGAAATGTCCCTTCGACGCCATCGAGATCATCAACCTCCCCCAGGAACTGCAGGACGAGCCCGTTCACCGCTACGGCGAGAACGCCTTCTCGCTGTACGGCCTGCCCGCCCCACAGGAGGGGCGGGTCACCGGTATTCTGGGGCCAAACGGGATCGGGAAGACCACCGCCGTCCGCATTCTGGCCGGCGAACTCGAGCCCAACCTGGGCCGCCACGAGGAGGAGCCGGGCTGGGACGAGGTACTCGAAGCCTACCGCGGGACCGAACTGCAGGACTACATCGCGGACGTCCGGGACGGCGACGTGACGATCTCGCGAAAGCCCCAGTACGTCGACCAGATCCCCAACAGCTTCGACGGCAACACCCGCGAGCTACTGGAGCGAACCGACGAGCGCGGTGCCCTCGACTCGCTGGTCGAGCGCCTCGAGATCGGACCGGTCATGGACCAGTCGATCGACGACCTCTCGGGCGGGGAACTCCAGCGGGTGGCCATCGCGGCCACGCTGGCTCGAGACACGGACTTCTACTTCTTAGACGAGATCACGCCGTATCTGGACATCGGTCAGCGCGTGACCGCAGCGCGGCTGATCCGGGAACTCGCCGAGGAGGAGGACAAGTCGATGCTGGTCATCGAACACGACCTCGCGATCCTGGACCTGCTGGCCGACACGCTCCACGTCGCCTACGGTGAGCCCGGCGCGTACGGGGTCATCACCTCGCCGAAGTCCGTCCGCAACGGGATCAACGAGTACCTCTCGGGCTATCTCGACAACGAGAACATGCGGATCCGACCGAACCCGATCGAGTTCGAGGAACACGCGCCCAGGAGCGTGAGCCGCGCCGATACGCTCGTCGAGTACCCCGACCTCACCAAGAGCTACGGCGACGGAGAGTTCACCCTCGAGGTCGAGGGCGGCACGATCCGGGAAAACGAAGTTCTGGGCGTCGTCGGTCCCAACGGGATCGGGAAGTCGACCTTCGCGAAACTGTTAACAGGGAACCTCGAGCCCGACGAGGGCGACGCCGACCTCGATCTGGACATCTCCTACAAGCCCCAGTACGTCACCATCGATCAGCACATGCGGGTCGACGCGTTCCTCTCGTCGATCACCGACCAGTTCGGCTCCTCGTACTGGAACACCGAGATCGCCCAGCCCCTACAGTTGGAGCGGATCATGGAGCAGAACCTCTCGGATCTCTCGGGCGGGGAGCGCCAGCGGGTCGCCATCGCGGCCTGTCTCTCCGATTCGGCCGACCTCTACCTGCTCGACGAACCCTCGGCCCACCTCGACGTCGAACAGCGGGTCCAGGCCACGAAGGCGATCCGGCGCTACGCCGAACAGCAAGACGCCACCGTGCTGGTCATCGACCACGACATCTACATGATGGACCTGCTCGCCGACCGGCTGATGGTCTTCGACGGCGAGCCCGCCGTTCAGGGTCGTGCCGGCCAGCCCCAGTCCATGCGCGACGGCATGAACGAGTTCCTCGCGAACCTCGAGGTCACGTTCCGCCGCGACGAGCGCACGTCCCGACCGCGGATCAACAAGCCCGAGTCCCAGCTGGACCGCCAGCAGAAAAGCGAGGGCGAGTACTACTACGCGCCCTGA